A single window of Nicotiana sylvestris chromosome 3, ASM39365v2, whole genome shotgun sequence DNA harbors:
- the LOC104233710 gene encoding L-type lectin-domain containing receptor kinase VIII.1-like codes for MDYYYWFFFLFAVLVNLVASAPTGPVINVTKQISFQDFSSKNPRLKQDLTLLGSAIVSDEKSTVQIPDPEQEGDLKHLAGRAIYASPIRFFDPLSQTPASFETTFSFQFQVLKSNSSNGASDLGKSVGGSGFTFIIVPDELTVGRSGPWLGMLNDLCDDDYKSVAIEFDTRQNPEFGDPNDNHLGINLGSIVSTAAINASDVGVQLNDGSIHRVWISYDGQKRFIDIRLAPDGRGYPSKSVYSGFLDLSPYLNEYMFVGFSAATGNHTQIHNVMSWNFTSVSQASLRIPSTETCQNKIMLQNNTQAETAHRKTPNSFFIFLAVVILLVVVLINLYFSSYKRDDNSSETIILPEKKQRPRPPNKARRFTIAEISVATRNFSELQILGSDEKSVTYKATMLNGCNVVVKRFLTQFFNTHGFDKRRFHKEIKAISSIRHPNLVPVRGWCYDNQETIVVYDYIPNGSLDKWLFGVGVLPWTRRFKVVKDLADSLVYLHSKQLAHKNVKSSSVFLDVSFRAVVGDFGFVLTSAGSTRFESMVSQTADVFEFGVVVLETVAGRSRKSNPGERDLLDLAWAMHEVQQKETLVDRRMGAVVNLEQAIRVLDIGLLCTLNENKGRPTMEEVVEFLNMEKPIPELPPGRPVCLFPYNSTTGLCSGYACTAFK; via the coding sequence ATGGATTACTATTACTGGTTCTTTTTCCTGTTTGCCGTACTTGTTAATTTAGTTGCATCAGCGCCAACAGGACCTGTAATTAACGTGACTAAGCAAATTTCTTTCCAAGATTTTAGTTCCAAAAATCCAAGATTGAAGCAAGATCTTACACTTCTTGGCAGTGCTATCGTCTCAGACGAAAAATCAACCGTGCAAATTCCTGACCCTGAACAGGAAGGTGATCTTAAGCATTTAGCAGGACGAGCTATTTATGCTTCACCAATCCGTTTCTTTGATCCTCTGTCTCAAACACCAGCTTCTTTTGAAACAACCTTCTCATTTCAATTCCAAGTACTGAAATCCAATTCGAGCAACGGGGCATCAGATCTAGGCAAATCAGTTGGTGGTAGCGGCTTTACTTTTATTATTGTCCCTGATGAATTAACTGTTGGCCGTTCTGGTCCGTGGCTTGGCATGCTCAACGATCTTTGCGACGACGATTATAAGTCAGTAGCTATTGAGTTTGATACACGCCAGAATCCTGAATTTGGTGATCCAAATGACAATCACTTGGGCATCAATTTAGGAAGCATAGTCTCAACTGCAGCAATTAATGCTTCGGACGTTGGAGTCCAACTCAATGACGGCTCAATTCACAGAGTTTGGATATCTTACGATGGGCAGAAGCGATTTATTGACATCCGTCTTGCACCTGATGGCAGAGGATATCCTTCTAAATCAGTCTACTCTGGTTTTCTTGACCTCTCGCCTTACTTGAATGAATATATGTTTGTCGGATTTTCAGCAGCAACTGGTAACCATACACAAATTCACAATGTTATGTCCTGGAATTTCACTTCAGTTAGTCAAGCTTCCCTTAGAATTCCTTCAACAGAGACATGTCAGAATAAAATCATGCTTCAAAATAATACGCAAGCTGAAACTGCACATCGGAAAACGCCTAATAGTTTCTTTATTTTCCTTGCTGTTGTCATTCTTCTAGTAGTTGTTCTTATTAATCTCTATTTCAGTAGCTACAAGCGAGATGACAATTCTAGTGAAACAATCATTCTGCCCGAGAAAAAGCAAAGGCCAAGGCCACCAAATAAAGCACGTCGTTTCACAATAGCCGAAATTTCCGTCGCAACTCGGAATTTCAGTGAGTTACAAATATTGGGCAGTGACGAGAAGAGCGTTACGTATAAGGCCACGATGCTGAACGGGTGTAACGTGGTTGTAAAACGATTTTTAACTCAGTTTTTCAACACTCATGGATTTGACAAGCGAAGATTTCACAAGGAAATTAAGGCCATCAGCAGTATTCGCCACCCAAATTTGGTCCCCGTTAGAGGATGGTGCTATGACAACCAAGAAACTATAGTTGTTTACGACTACATCCCAAACGGTAGCCTAGACAAATGGTTGTTTGGTGTGGGCGTCTTACCTTGGACGAGGCGTTTTAAGGTTGTTAAAGATTTAGCAGACTCTCTTGTTTACCTTCACTCGAAGCAACTTGCTCACAAGAACGTGAAAAGTAGCAGTGTTTTTCTTGACGTGAGCTTCAGAGCAGTAGTGGGTGATTTCGGATTTGTGCTTACTTCAGCTGGGTCAACTCGGTTTGAGTCCATGGTGAGTCAGACAGCAGACGTGTTCGAGTTTGGAGTTGTTGTGCTAGAAACTGTTGCGGGTCGGAGCAGGAAGTCCAACCCGGGAGAACGTGACTTGTTGGATCTTGCATGGGCCATGCATGAGGTACAACAGAAGGAAACATTGGTGGATAGAAGAATGGGCGCAGTTGTGAACCTGGAGCAGGCGATTCGGGTATTGGATATCGGGTTGTTATGTACGTTGAACGAGAACAAAGGAAGGCCTACAATGGAAGAAGTTGTGGAGTTCCTGAATATGGAGAAACCAATTCCTGAGTtgccaccgggtcgacccgtttGCTTGTTCCCGTACAACAGCACCACAGGTTTGTGCAGTGGATACGCCTGCACTGCATTCAAATGA
- the LOC138888190 gene encoding uncharacterized protein, which yields MAPKLEDLGIFTIPCTIGSDDFAKALCDLEPSINLMPYSVFKTLEIGQPRPISIRLQMADRTIKRPLGIIDDVLVRVDKFIIPANFVILDCEVDYEVPIILGIPFLDTGKALVDVKAGELTFLMGDEKVVFYVFKLMRQPKSNEVCSFVDLVTDVIVDDASATMNVEDKLEVVLLNLDDDEESDGYMECVNALQIMGYTY from the coding sequence ATGGCTCCGAAATTGGAAGACCTGGGCATTTTCACAATCCCGTGCACTATTGGGAGCGATGATTTTGCCAAAGCATTATGTGATCTCGAgccaagtatcaacttgatgccctattcggtgttcaaaactttggaaattgggcaaccaagacccatATCCATaaggttgcaaatggcggatcgaaCAATAAAGAGgcctttgggtattattgatgatgtattAGTTCGAGTTGACAAGTTCATCATCCCGGCGAACTTTGTGATCCTTGATTGTGAAGTAGACTATGAGGTGCCTATCATTTTGGGTATACCTTTCCTTGATACGGGGAAGGCTCTTGTTGATGTGAAAGCTGGTGAGCTCACTTTCCTGATGGGTGACGAAAAGGTGGTCTTCTATGTGTTCAAATTAATGAGGCAACCGAAAAGTAATGAAGTTTGTTCATTCGTGGATTTGGTGACGGATGTGATTGTTGATGATGCTAGTGCCACAATGAATGTTGAAGACAAATTGGAAGTCGTTTTGCTCAaccttgatgatgatgaggagagCGATGGCTATATGGAGTGTGTAAATGCATTGCAAATCATGGGGTACACTTATTAG